One Anaerobacillus alkaliphilus DNA window includes the following coding sequences:
- the pdhA gene encoding pyruvate dehydrogenase (acetyl-transferring) E1 component subunit alpha codes for MKSKTLEQVESQFETFQILNEEGEVVNEAAMPKLSDEQLQELMKRMVYTRIWDQRAISLNRQGRLGFYAPVAGQEASMLGSHYALQKDDWILPGYRDIPQIVFHGVTLEQAFLWSRGHFQGGQMPEGVNVLMPQIIIGAQIIQAAGVAVGLKRKNTGTVAITYTGDGGASQGDFYEGLNFAGAFGAPAIFVVQNNRFAISTPVEKQSAAKTIAQKAVAAGIHGVQVDGMDVLAVYAATHEARERGLRGDGPTLIETLTYRYGPHTMAGDDPTRYRTADLDDEWEKKDPLVRFRKFLEKKNLWSEAQENEVVEQAKEDIKVAIKKADGAPKQKVTDLIGFMYETLPNNLQEQMEEYKAKETK; via the coding sequence ATGAAGAGTAAAACTTTAGAGCAAGTTGAAAGTCAGTTTGAAACCTTTCAAATCTTAAATGAAGAGGGAGAGGTAGTTAATGAAGCGGCTATGCCGAAGTTAAGTGATGAACAATTACAAGAACTAATGAAACGTATGGTCTATACAAGAATTTGGGATCAACGAGCTATTTCATTAAATCGTCAAGGTAGATTAGGGTTCTACGCTCCTGTTGCTGGTCAAGAAGCATCGATGCTAGGTTCTCATTACGCATTACAAAAAGATGACTGGATTTTACCAGGTTACCGCGATATTCCACAAATTGTATTCCATGGAGTAACGTTAGAGCAGGCGTTCTTATGGTCACGTGGACATTTCCAAGGCGGACAAATGCCTGAAGGCGTTAACGTTTTAATGCCACAAATCATTATTGGTGCACAAATCATTCAAGCAGCAGGTGTAGCGGTAGGATTAAAACGCAAGAACACTGGTACTGTAGCTATTACTTATACTGGTGACGGTGGAGCATCTCAAGGAGATTTCTATGAAGGATTAAACTTCGCAGGTGCATTTGGAGCTCCAGCGATCTTTGTTGTACAAAACAACCGTTTTGCTATCTCTACTCCAGTTGAAAAACAATCAGCTGCTAAGACAATTGCACAAAAAGCTGTAGCCGCTGGTATTCACGGTGTTCAAGTTGATGGAATGGATGTGTTAGCTGTTTATGCTGCTACTCATGAAGCACGTGAACGTGGACTTCGAGGGGATGGACCTACACTCATTGAAACGTTAACGTACCGTTATGGTCCACATACGATGGCTGGTGACGATCCAACTCGATATCGTACAGCTGATCTAGATGATGAATGGGAAAAGAAAGATCCACTTGTACGTTTCCGTAAGTTCTTAGAGAAGAAAAACTTATGGTCAGAAGCGCAAGAAAACGAAGTGGTAGAGCAAGCGAAAGAAGATATTAAAGTAGCTATTAAGAAGGCCGATGGTGCACCTAAGCAAAAAGTGACTGATTTAATTGGCTTTATGTATGAAACACTTCCAAATAACTTGCAAGAACAAATGGAAGAATATAAAGCAAAGGAGACGAAATAA